The genomic region CGCGTATAAGGCTGGAGCAATCAAGGAATTCGAGCGCCACTCCCGGCTTGGTTTTGTAACCAAAGAAGGGTTCTTAGAAGAAGTTGACCGCCTGCGTGACATCGGGTTCAAGCGCGTTACGTTAAAGACCGGTGCATACTCCATGGTTGAACTGGCAATGGCCCTCCGGTACAGTTCTGAAGCCAGAATCGACCTGCTCACCATCGATGGAGCTCCTGGCGGTACCGGCATGAGCCCCTGGCCTATGATGAACGAATGGGGTATTCCCACGTTCTACCTGCAGTCCCTTGCATATGAATTTGCCTGCAAGCTGGACAAGAAAGGCTTCCGCGTACCTGACCTTGCAATGGCCGGTGGTTTCTCTGATGAGCCCGGTGCATTCAAGGCACTTGCCATGGGCAGCCCATATTTCAAGGCAGTCTGCATGGGCCGCGGTCTCATGATCCCCGGCTTTGTCGGCAAGAACATCGACAAGTGGATCAAAGAAGGCGATCTGCCCAAGTCGGTATCCAAGTACGGCAACAATATCGAAGAGATCTTTGTCTGCTATGAAGACCTCAAGGAGAAATTCGGTCCCCGCATGAAAGAGATACCCATGGGTGCAGTTGGTATCTACACCTATGCCCAGAAGTTCAGGACCGGTCTCCAGCAGCTCATGGCCGGCAGCAGGAACTTCCGCCTCTCGACCATGTCCCGCGATGACCTGATGGCACTCACCCCGGAAGCAGCAGAGGTTTCCGGCATTGACTACGTTATGTCTGCACGGTATGATGAGGCGATGGGACAGTTGCTCGACTGATCTCATATATTTTTTTACGTCTGCTCCGGGAATTATTCCCGGTACTTTTTTTTAGGGATAATATGTTAGTTTTACTCAGTAAATCCTGTTTTGATTCGGCCGTGAAATTGTATATTGCCCAAAACCATACCTTATCGTGATCATGAGTGGGAAAGCAAGCGCTTATTAGCGAACAGATTTTAAACAAAATTAGTTGAGATCGATATTCGCCCAAACATCCCTTATCGTGTTTTCAGAGAAGAATGTCCGTTATTCACATGGAGTGTATTGATGAATCTTAGACAGCCAAATGCAAACGAAGCAACCGGGACGGTGAACCGATCACGGAATGTAGCTCCGTGTTCAGGTATCTGTACCCGGTGCATGGACGGATGCAAAGGCAGCTGCGAGATCTGGTTATCATCGTTCAGGGGCAGGGAAGTACTCTACCCCGGCCCGTTTGGCGAGATTACTTCAGGTGCTGACAAGAATTACCCGATCGATTATTCCCATCTCAATATCCAGGGGTATGCTGTCGGTGCAAAGGGACTTCCCGATGACGTTGAAGCCGGTCCGGATACAGCGGTCTTCTCGACCGTAGATACCGAGACCGAATATGGATGGGACAAAAAAGTAAGGATGCGCCTGCCCATTTTCACAGGTGCTCTTGGCTCGACTGAAATTGCCCGGGTAAACTGGGAACACTTTGCGATCGGTGCAGCCATCTCAGGCATCACCCTTGTTTGTGGTGAAAATGTCTGCGGTGTTGATCCTGGTTTAAAACTCGATAACAAGGGTAAAGTTCTTGAATCTCCCGAGATGGATCGCCGCATTAATGTGTACAGGAAATTCCACGACGATTTTGGAGAGATGCTCGTCCAGATGAACGTGGAAGACACCCGGCTGGGAACTGCGGAATATATCGCCAGCAAACACAATATGGATTCCATTGAACTCAAGTGGGGACAGGGTGCCAAGTGCATCGGCGGCGAGATCACGGTAAAATCCCTGGAGAGCGCAATCGAGCTTAAGAAGCGTGGCTATCTCGTTCTTCCCGATCCGACTCTTAAGGAGAACCAGGCCGCTTTCAAGGCTGGAGCGATCAAGGAGTTTGAGCGCCACTCCCGGCTTGGTTTTATTACCAAAGAAGGGTTCCTGGAAGAGGTTGACCGCCTGCGCGACATCGGGTTCAAGCGTATCACCGTTAAGACCGGTGCGTACTCCATGGTTGAACTGGCAATGGCCCTCCGGTACAGTTCCGAAGCAAAAATCGACCTGCTCACGATTGACGGAGCACCCGGTGGTACCGGCATGAGCCCGTGGCCTATGATGAACGAATGGGGGATTCCTACGTTCTACCTGCAGTCACTCGCGTATGACTTTGCCTGCAAGCTGGACAAGAAAGGCTTCCGCGTACCAGACCTTGCAATGGCCGGCGGTTTCTCGGATGAGCCCGGTGCATTCAAGGCACTTGCCATGGGCAGCCCGTATTTCAAAGCGGTCTGCATGGGTCGCGGTCTGATGATCCCCGGCTTTGTCGGCAAGAACATCGGGAAGTGGATAAAGGGTGGCGAACTGCCAAAGACCGTC from Methanoregula sp. harbors:
- a CDS encoding FMN-binding glutamate synthase family protein; translated protein: MNLRQPNANEATGTVNRSRNVAPCSGICTRCMDGCKGSCEIWLSSFRGREVLYPGPFGEITSGADKNYPIDYSHLNIQGYAVGAKGLPDDVEAGPDTAVFSTVDTETEYGWDKKVRMRLPIFTGALGSTEIARVNWEHFAIGAAISGITLVCGENVCGVDPGLKLDNKGKVLESPEMDRRINVYRKFHDDFGEMLVQMNVEDTRLGTAEYIASKHNMDSIELKWGQGAKCIGGEITVKSLESAIELKKRGYLVLPDPTLKENQAAFKAGAIKEFERHSRLGFITKEGFLEEVDRLRDIGFKRITVKTGAYSMVELAMALRYSSEAKIDLLTIDGAPGGTGMSPWPMMNEWGIPTFYLQSLAYDFACKLDKKGFRVPDLAMAGGFSDEPGAFKALAMGSPYFKAVCMGRGLMIPGFVGKNIGKWIKGGELPKTVSKYGTKLEEIFVCYEDLNEKFGPRMAEIPLGAVGIYTYTQKFRTGLQQLMAGSRNFRLSTMSRDDLMALTPEAAEVSGIDYVMDARHDEAMAVLLD
- a CDS encoding glutamate synthase-related protein, with product MNLRQPNANEANGTVNRSRNVAPCSGICTRCIDGCKGSCEIWLSSFRGREVLYPGPFGEITAGADKNYPIDYSHLNIQGYAVGARGLPDGVEAGPDTAVFSTVDTETEYGWDNKVRMRLPIFTGALGSTEIARANWEHFAIGAAISGITLVCGENVCGIDPGLKRDNKGKVIESPEMDRRINVYKKFHDGFGEILVQMNVEDTRLGTAEYVASKHNLDTIELKWGQGAKCIGGEIKVKSLERAIELKKRGYIVLPDPTLKENQAAYKAGAIKEFERHSRLGFVTKEGFLEEVDRLRDIGFKRVTLKTGAYSMVELAMALRYSSEARIDLLTIDGAPGGTGMSPWPMMNEWGIPTFYLQSLAYEFACKLDKKGFRVPDLAMAGGFSDEPGAFKALAMGSPYFKAVCMGRGLMIPGFVGKNIDKWIKEGDLPKSVSKYGNNIEEIFVCYEDLKEKFGPRMKEIPMGAVGIYTYAQKFRTGLQQLMAGSRNFRLSTMSRDDLMALTPEAAEVSGIDYVMSARYDEAMGQLLD